The Silene latifolia isolate original U9 population chromosome X, ASM4854445v1, whole genome shotgun sequence genome contains the following window.
ttggagggaaattgtatccaaacacccacactccATTCCCCCTCCTCTTCCTTTCCCTTCCTTCCCCTTCCCTCCTTcctcctcccctccctttccctccttttttcctatccaaacacTCCCAATAACTTGCAGTGTCATGTCCCAATAACTTCTAAATTACAAGATAGTTGAACTGCAAGTACACCTGGCCCTTTCTGGAGATCACACAGCGAGAATCACCAGCATTGGCGACAAGGAGTTGGCTGCCCCTAATTAGTGAGACACAGGCAGTACATCCTGAAGTAGGACCCGAAAAGTCCGAGTGAGGCCCCTGGCATAAAGAACGTTTAAGTTAAAGCGACACTGACAAtatttaaaataatataataCCAATGATACGATTAGGAacatattgttcataaaagatacTGCAATATGATATGATAAAACATCGGCACTTTGGTCCACGGCCATGGATTTCGAAACCAGAATTTGGTACAGTAAAAAGATAATGCTTCCTACATTCCATTTTTATCTACTGTAGTTGACTTTGGGAATCAAACAATTTCAACTTGGATCAATACATTCGCACAATATACACTAGGAAAATTTGTTTAAAGATGAAAATACGAGATGTTTTCAGAAATAGAAAGTGATTAGTGTGTGTTACCTATACATACACCTCATAAAATTAACAGTCAAAGCTAACGTCGGTTCACCATCAACGTTAACTGGGGACACTAAGGGTAAGGGGTGCTAGTTTTTGTTCGCTAGTATAATTTCCAGCAAAGGACTTTCGGTCCTAAATGCATATACAGTACCGTAACGCTGTAGTAAAACATTTTCACAATACACCACCAAAGAACATCTTCCATACACTCGGAAGAAGGGAAAAAAATCTGTAATCTTGTGATAAATGAACAAGGCCTTTAAATGGTGTGGGCCTTCTGCCATGAATTAAATCAAATCAGTTTATTTGGAAAAGCTTCCTAAAAACACACAATTCCAATTCCATGATGCATAATTTAGCTTCTTGATATTAGTACATTGTGACCACTGAAATTGTAATATAAATGTCAAGAAAGTGAATATAAATATGCACCCAGAGAAGAAAAGTAATGATTCAAATTGTCTTGATTGTTGAATAAGAGAGGCcagaacaatagaagaaacccgAAACAGACAAAACAGTCACTGCTTGGAAGTCCACTATGTTACAAAGAATAATGACCAAAGAACGCAACCTTAAATGTTCGTACCCAAACCCTTTCTCAACGTCAGCCACATGAGTAGAAGCACCACAAAGGTGGGGATAAAAAGTTAGATAAACAATTAGATCAGAGCCAACAACAACGAACACCAtcacaacagcagcagcaacaacaacaacaatgcctCACAGGCTCCTACAAATGTTCGGGCCACACACTCTACACAACCATACTCACAAGACACAGTCTTTTAAGGATGACCCATTATGAACATTGTGTCTCACATTTGCACAAACAATACCCAGCATAAAAGAGAAGACATTACCAAGTTCACAAATACCTACATCTTCAAAGGCCCAGCCATCATCATGTTCATTGCCATCACCAGCTTTCGGTGACCAAATGAGTCCCTCAATCATTCCAGTAAACTTGTTTAGCTTATCACCAAGAAAGGCTAATTCTCTCCAGCCTCTTTGTCCACGCATCATCTCATCCATCCTGTAAAAGCTCACATTATCAATACACAAGGAACTACAACAGATACATAAAATACATTTGGAAGTATTAGAATAAGAACCAATAGACGCAAACATCAATAGTGCACCATATAAGACATACCCTTAGAAGAGGTTACCTAACTACATTTTAATCAAACAAATCCAGATCTTCAAATGTAGAAGGCAGAAAACAAAATTGGAATTACTGCTTGAAAAGTATTGGATTTAGAGCATCCACAACAACAAAAactttttgttgttttttgtggGTCCCCAACCAATCCATCTCATTTTATGATAAGATGAAATTTTTCCCAAAAACTTTACATAACAACAATAAGTTTTTATCAAAAATTTCACACAATGACCATTGAATTGGGCTCACCAAAAAGAATAAAATACTctataaaaactccaaaattgtGTGCCAAACTCATTGTCAAACTCATCAACTTTGGATGAGTTTCACAAAAAGTCATTTTGTGATAAAAAGTTTTTGTTGTTGTGGGGTGATGAGTCGAAAAATATCAACTATAGACATagatatttttgttgttgttcatGGTCTTAGTGGGTAATATAGTTGGAAGTTATTTACTTAGTGAGCCTAGTTTATTTAATAGGAGGTTATTTACTTGGTGGATCTCCTTAGTAGCTGATATTTATATGATGTATGACTATATAAAGGCTTAATTAGTAAGTTTACAAGCAAATCCATAAATTGTTTAGCTTTCAACCCACAAAATTCTACAAAAAAAGTAATGTCAATATGAGCATCTAACCTAATCTAATTGTACAATTTTGTGACAGCTAATAGAAAGATTGACTGGCCCCACAATTCGATAACCAACAGACCATAAAATAATTTTTCTTAACTAACTGTTTCGAGTACCAAAAATGATTCAAAGCTAGGTCTACAGAGGGATGATAGGAACAAAACAAGACATACACAGTGAAGAATACAGATTCAAGGGCTTAAGGAAGCATCATTTTTGTTTCCCGCTAAATTTATTTGGGTCACTAGTCATATCTAAAGAAGAGGCGGGATGACAAGTTGACAACTAGACAAGAGCCAAGTCTCTTTCCAACAAAGCGACTGCCGGGCGGCCTTATCAACATTGTATTCAATTCTATCCAATTTAAACAATTGAGATCAGTGCACGGCACAGATACAGAGTCATGGACCATTATTCCTCATTCTCTTTCTTAGGCCTTCACGAACTGCATATGCCAATGGATGATGACATATCCACGATCATAAAAAGTATATACACTCGCTAGATTTAAGACCTATATCTAGTAAAAAGACCAATTATTGATCAATTTAAGATCATAATATGTTATGTATAATACCTAAAGAAAGCTTTCTGGAGAGCTGTTGTTAAATCTCCAGCTGAATAGGCTTCGCTCTTAAGCACTTGTTGGTGAAGGAACTTAGCGCAGAATTTAGCAACTACCTTAcctaaaaaaatagaaaaataaataaGTAGATAATCACAGCATCAACCATTACAACAGTAACACACCAACAACATTAGCCCAATGCCTTAAAAGGCTCCCATCCGTGGCGTGGTTAGGAGGTTGGATGTACACAACCTCAACCTTGTGTTGAACACAAAAAGTTGGTTTCCAATTGACTGAAACAAAAATGGGATCATAAAATGCACCAAGTCACTGCTACTTCACTATAGTAGAAGTGCACATAGTTTAGAGAACAAATTCACTTCATTACGTTATATTCTAAAGCCAAAGGATAGTGAGTCTATGCCTTCACTGGAAATGGAAAAGCACAAGACTAACCATTACAAACAAGAAAATGCTAACAAACTATCCTTCAAGTTTTACAAGCATCAAAATCCACAATTAACACATACAGCACAGACTAACATGTTCTACAGAAATTGATGGGGTTAATTAAGAAACAGTGCAACTGAGACATGCATTTCCTTACACGCTAAATAGATAGATACATCCTTGAAGTGACGCTGGTGACTGTGTGCATTTTCAACCTTACGCAGAAGAGACACTAAATAGATAAAGTTCACCAGTATCTCCCACGTTAAATGGCATAATTCAAAAACCTATTTTGACAACATTGTCTTGTGCCAGTGAAGTAATGTCAATATAGACTAGAGGATGCTATAAACTTAGAGCTTTTAGCCTGAAAGATATAGAATTTTCCGCATTTACCTCCGTGACCATCATATACGCCAAAGAATGACGTTGAAGCATCAAGATCAGGAAAGGCAGCATGCTAGCAAAGCAACAAACTCAGTTAAGTAGAGTATAATCCGAATGAATAGATGAGATAATGAAATAAGATCCAGATTGTATGTGCCCCGAAATTTGATAACCACGTCATTTCAGCAGGGATCTTTGATTCAAAAAATTGTAAGCATGAAAGAGCATATGTAATTCCCACTGATGAATAAGAAATTTTAAACagtaaaatcaaaaaatcaaaaaaatgtaGCAATTGGTGGGCAGAGTTGAGGAAACGGAAGAAGCAAGTGTGGAGCAAAAGGCATGCATGTTTTACATTTGCTTGTAATATGGAATTTTCCAATACGAAGACAATAAGCAAGAAGGAAAAAAGAGATGTAGGTAACTCACAGCGTCTTCCATTGTAGCGCGCCAACCTTGCATAGAAGATAGGCCATACCTAGCCCTGATATTTTCACCATCTTCTGAGAACTTGTCGGTCTTTGGCGTGCTCAGGTATACCCCCATCTTTAACCTGAAATCAACCAACCAAAACATTACACTAATAATCATTATGCTACAATACCCATGTATCCAACCAAATTTAGTGATTAAATTTCAATCCCAAATGAAGAAACACAAGTATCGATGGATCCAAGGAAGATAAAGCCTTAGCGTACCGAAAATGGCAGTTAATTCAGAGTGATTAAGCAGAAAACAATGGAATCAAAGCCGCAAAGTTGAATAAACGATAAGATTAAAGAAAGAAGATAATTAAGTAGTTTCAAGTATGTAAAAAGGGGTTGAGtttagacctgtcaaaactcgacccgacccgaaacccgacccgacccgacccgttttcTTAGGGGATTCAATTTTTCGACCAATGGCCGTTTTGAACCCGAAATgaccgttattttagggtcgagacaaGACCGACAACGGGTTGACCCGTTGATCAaggaaaatcatgaattttattaaaaatattattatttatatattatatttgaaaatatagttaaaaaattatttttttattacttaaaattaaaaattcaaccaaaaagtcaattttatataacttttataatatttaataataaaataattattaaaaaaactttattttaataattatatcaatataattattgtatatgatgaatatgactaaaataataattttaaacatattttaatttttaaaaatatattttttaaattaaaaaaatcgtttaaaaaaggcgttaaaaattatttcttgacccgtattctgaccctaacccgacccgtgacccgtatgacccgacccgtatctgacccgacccgtatttgacccgacccgtattctgacccgacccgtatgacccgacccgggacccgacccgcccgacccgtttgacaggtctagttgAGTTTATAGGAAGTGGTACTTAGTTGACCACCTCACTTGAGACTTGGTCTTCCTTCACCCGCAGAAATGTTAAAAGTCTCGCTCCACCAACAcaattacgagtattattattcaGGAAATAATTCAAGTGATATACAGTAGATGTTTGGTGATTAGTGAGAAATTAATGAAAAGTGGATTTAAATAATCTATCATtcaataccaataataataataatggttttttttttccaaacaacaccttttaaaaaaaatttgtcaaaacctttaataattttttttttgtcaaacacgacattttggccaAAGTTTGAGCACTTGTACTGGGGGTGACTTTCAGTTGATGTTTAAGATAGCAAACGacgtcggtttgaggtgttcttgaacttgttggaaaggtgggagtacaGGCTTTCCAGCGGTTGTCAACACGGTAGTCAAAGGTGACCTTATATGGGGTAGATTGGTGTATAAAGTAAGCCTGGTCACATGGGGTTGATGTAATTCAAAGTAGGATTTTTCCGTGGGTCAATTCACTCCCCTTGAACCACCATTTGCAACCAACGaccaccacaaacaacacaactacgaTATACCCTGCAGTCCCTTTTACctacataccaaatttcagaccaaacaaaaCATCATAACCCCATTAAAAGACCCTCGAAAACTCCTGTAACAACCCGCTATAAACCCAAACTTCTAACCCTTTCTCTGACCAGCCTTAGTTTACGCACCAATCGACCCCACATAAGGCCATCTTTGGCCACCGTGTTGACAACTCCTAGAAAGCCTGTACTCCACCTTTCCAGCGAGTTCAAAAACACCTCAAATCGACCTCATTTGCTATCTCAAATATAGACTGAAAGTCATCCCATTGCAAGCGGCCAAaaagttgtgtttgacaaaaaataaattattaaaggttgtgtttgacaaactttttttttaaaggtggtgtttggaaaaaaaaaaaatttaaaggttgtgtttgacaaaaaaacctaataataataataatgattgaGAAGAAAGTCATAGAAACAACGAAATTTGTGTAAGTTGAGTGTTTATCtgaaataaataaaagggttgATAAAAAAATGACAAAGGAAGAAGAGGTGGGATTCAGACTCATGTGTTAAATCCAGGGATGAACATTTATGATTGCAGTAACTCATACGTAAGTGACATTTGTCTAAAAAAAACTCATACGTAAGTGGGGTTCAAGACTTGAAAGGCCGCTTGATTGGTTCGGTTATCAAAGATATGAATAATATTAGCTTTAACAATTTTTTGTTAAAGTATGATAATATTACAAGTCAAAACTTTTTTATGAAACTCAATTATCTCAAAGACTTAATTCCAAAAGTCCAAAAGAGGATTTCATTAAAATTatctttatttggtggaatgcatggttttaTAGAAATGACATTATTTTTAACGATGTTCATATCAATAGAAgcaaaattattattttatgtaataatagcattaaGATCTGGAATGAGACTAGACATAATGATCTCAACACTCCCGAAAAAGATAAGTCAACTAGAATCAATTATAGTAAGGAAGAAATCTGGTGGGAGAAACCTAGAAACAGttttctaaagctaaattttgacggttcgagaatagaacgcaataaagctgctttaggatattgtataagagatcatagtagtaaagtcgttttgttaggagcaaaaaagtgcggatctaatagtattcttgttgcTGAAACTCTCgatttaaaagaaggtattttagccgCTAAacacttaggaatctcaaagttaattgtggagggtgataatttatgtgatattaactcactttgtagtacttggcaaattccttgggaaatcTCTTATTAtattatcaaggatgtaaaaTTAAATCTTCATTTCTTCGATGAactgataattaaacattgctttcgtgaagccaacaaggttgctgattTCATGGCTTCTATTCGACATtgaaagccggtggcttcaacttacctctctcattcaaaaggatgagataggttggtcctatcctagaggatcaacctagttttcttaccttatcaaaaaaaaaaaacaaaaaaaaaaagacttgaAAGGCCGCTGCTGTAATCAATTTGGACAAtataaaacaaataaacaaacaaacaaacaaacaataaCATCATCTACGATATTTCTATCTACTAGGTACTACTAGAGATATCAATAAAATCAGTCaggtcgggtttgagtcgggttgtgtCATATCGAGTTCGGGTCGAGTTGGATTTGGGTTAGGTCGTTATCGAGACGGACTATTTCAGGTCAAATGCTGTATCGGATCGGGTTTGGGTCGTGTCATTATCTCGCCTGGTTACTTTATGGCATTAATTAATTTTTTGACCATAAAATTTAGATTTTTAACCATTATTTGATTTGACTTAATTACTTCAACATTACGTCTAACGTATCAATCTAAACACTTAAACACTTtcattaagcttaataattgccgggtcatcaatttaatcgagTTAGTCTAGGATCGTGTTCGGGTAACGTCAGGTTACCGGTTGTCGTCAGGTCGATCGGAGTCGAGTTCGGGTTCGGGTAACTGATCATCGAGTGGTGTCGGGTTATGGGTCGTCGTTGGATCGGTTTTTGTTTGCAAAACTCTCGGATTCTATCGGGTTGGGTTTGCAcaggttcgggtcgggtcagacttgccagctctacgCAGTACTATCTAATACCGAGTAATATATATTAGACCTGATCAAATAGCAGAGTATAATACCCCCCTTCTTACTCGACCAAGATAATCgggagatgtcaccatctcgtTTCCCGAGGAGTGAATCGGAACTTCAATTAAGCAACattttaaataattaacatatttaatgaattacataatgaataaatgaataatacaagtgatTTCTACACATGACCACTACTGATGTGGCGGATTTACACGTCTTTACCAACCCAATTCTTAGCTACTTTAGCCACGATATATGTTATTTATGGTTATTTTAGCTCACTTATGTATTTTGGTAGTAGTTGCGTTGTTTCGGTGTGTTTCTACGCAATTTTGGTTTAAtgtgtgtagacacctcgtttctacaccttccgccaaacacccagtgatgattaggTCGCATGTTTAATCACGCGGAGTGATTTATGATATTTCGTAAGTTCGTCGAGAAGTGACagctcaaacagtcgagtcaacctcatggtcgtcatctacgcaccgatacggtcattttgacagtaactagagtacatttggagttcgggtcaaaaaccgtttccattttctaaaactgTCTTtaagccgagtcggaatgttctagatttttattcctaaattttattttttatgatttaAATCATGGAAAATATCTCCTTTACGGAATAAGTAagcatacatcttccctaattcctaatttAACCGCAAAAAaatttcttgctgaggaggaaaccacccaagagaaaacgcagcaggagttgcgcctcttggaagggttCTGCGACCTCTTCCTGGGCTGATTTTTCCTCAGTTTCCCGAATCTttccggatttctttcctaatctgACTTTTACCtaaattcctccacgtgattagtataaatagaggcctcagcctcacatatttttcacgcgagtgtccgcccttttcttttccctttgcattctaagaccgtgctcttgcttatcgacgcctacgtgcttgctctacgcgaccacgtaagctcagatcattttgAGTACCaatcacgttgcatagaccggccaatttgaccaactccacctaatcaatttaatcaatttgtttcTAAATCCTTTTTAAGGGGCACTTTCATTCATACATCGagttgagcaatcactaaacgacaacttagttaatctcatttcgtcaaacatgtaagtttgagggtgtaaatcccaattttatttattttattttctgtatatataacaTATGTAAGGATTTATATCATAAGTATGCTCAAACCGTCTTTAAAATtgcttttctaaaaccttttgaCGGAAACAGCAGagatctgacgtggggaagaatcgcatcaactaaTGCGTCTTCTGGAAAGGCCGCGGCATCTGCCGcgtctcttccagaggctgccttcagttgctgcacttcttcttctgCCTCGGGTTTTTTGCttcttttactttttattttctttcttcgttctttttcttcttatttcgtctaataattttcaaattaatttttTATAATTCTTTTCTAACCTTTTtttcggcttaaatcccttataatccaatatttgcgggttttcaccatcttattcaaacccggattttaaaggTTCAATTTTCCCATATCAAGTCCTTAGAATTCGTCTTTGGTACATAGTTTTCCTATTTTCTAGTTTTAGTTACTCTAATTTCGTTTTCGTTCGTTTTCAAGTTTAAAGTTTTAACCTTTATAATTCGACATCGTAAAATTATAATTATGCAAGTCGCCACAATAATTTATTTAATCATGTTCTCTAATCTGACTTGTGACGATATTAGTGTATATAATCTGactaaatcacttctactcgagtcaaatatcaataaccGACATAAATCGaccaacgaacaataactaacctgcgggtctgactttcacagtcagaacccagctCAAGAACAGTCGCACGAACTGATGCGCCTTTTCCAGAGGGCGCaccagatgctgcgcctgttctgggttggtttctgcctctgaactctttccCGTTTTGACGTAGGTTTCTAATTAGGTTTCTAACtgactattattcatattatcacccTTGATTCGACATATTTATCatattttcttttcttcttttcttttcaattccTTTTGAGCATATTTTTGACGCAAATTCAATTTAACTCATTGTAAtcgattgtaatttatttattgtaatatatttattttagaTTGTTCTTGTATGATTTACTTGCTTGGCATTCACATATAATCAACCTAAGTTCCTACTTCGACCTATAGAattgctaaattgtttgttcaccgacatagtctaaacgtgctaggattaatctattggatgttgcattgcatgcatacaattgacaacatatcaaatataaacaacttccctgatcattagtagacgccgctatcgaggcgggcgggattaagtgttcaaataaagagcttcctaatacgtaccctcaccctttactcaagatctctgtgaacatccgtgttcattggcatcacaagagtcattctagacatagaattctaagggtaacggatttcttagtgttcatgtcactactttgtgtcttgacatggcatgaagtattcgaacggttccaattttccataaaacgtggtggcgactccacaaatgcaggtttgtcaaacctttcaccggtttcaatgccttacaaATCGGTAACGACCCATGACGCGCTTTGTTCACCaaagttccgtgggagaagtgccgccgcctcaaaCACAAAACGCGCGGGATGGCTCGTGGCGCGGGTGGCCGTGTCCACAGTTTGCcgactctgctggggatgatacacttagactaagtctagtattacctagggtgaaacttgaacaaggttagggaatagtttatatgagacagttgtcggtttttattactcgaccttcttaggtcgttttagccaGCCTTCCTAGGCTCTTAACCCAAcaaattcgaccaatcgtcccttCTGGACGGTGCAAAACCAATTTGTTCCCAAAGatgaatagcgattgacgtcaaccatcccatgatgcttactcatgtttgtatcaagggctttcactactcgagcaaatggactaggaatcgacccGACTCATGTTTGGCATGGACCTATCCACAGACCAGAGTATGATAGCTTGGTATGACAACCCGCCCTTttaaccaaaacccttctaaaagcactcagcataccgttataataccTATGCCTATGTTTGTAGCTTGTATGTTATCaccttttgtaaacaaaaccgtgacgaaattttcaaaaatatattTCTTCAAATTGTAAAATGTAAATctttcaaaaatggcctaaataGCACAAAGTTAATAAAGTCtaagtcgaaactctgtcaaaaTTTCAAAAGCATTATGCTATCATTTCCAAagtcacttcgagtcaacactcctacaatcaCACACAATGGCTGTCTAGGATAACATTTCAAAACCATCATTTTCAAAATCCACACGACACAAAGGACGCTCACGTCCTCTTTTTTTGAGTCATTTCACGAGTCTTCTTTCTTCTTCGAGTAAGTGTGCAATGTAGTCGATCGTGTCTTGATTCACCGTCGGTTCTTATCCTCTGTCCAAGATGGTCGGAACTAACAAAAGTCAAGGAAGCGTCCAAGGTCAACCCGATGGTAATGGTAATAATCAAGTTTTGGCTGCACTACTCCGACTCCAAGCCATTCAAGACGCATACGCTCTCCAAACGATCGAGGGCCGCATAGTAGCCgtgtgttaggcctggaaatttGCAGATATCCAAGGATGATATTCTACCCCGACTTGaccatcagggtgtcaggacgtcaagctACCAGGACGTAAGAAGACAGGCGCCAAGCcacggagaggacaacggtcaaaatgtCAGGACGATATTTGACCAGAAGATTATATTAT
Protein-coding sequences here:
- the LOC141623861 gene encoding putative protein phosphatase 2C 60; this encodes MGVYLSTPKTDKFSEDGENIRARYGLSSMQGWRATMEDAHAAFPDLDASTSFFGVYDGHGGKVVAKFCAKFLHQQVLKSEAYSAGDLTTALQKAFFRMDEMMRGQRGWRELAFLGDKLNKFTGMIEGLIWSPKAGDGNEHDDGWAFEDGPHSDFSGPTSGCTACVSLIRGSQLLVANAGDSRCVISRKGQAYNLSRDHKPELEAERDRILKAGGFIHAGRVNGSLNLARAIGDMEFKQNKFLPVEKQIVTANPDINTIELCDGDDFLVLACDGIWDCMSSQQLVDFVHEQLKTETKLSAVCERVFDRCLAPSTAGGEGSDNMTMIIVEFKKPVQNSTLSSDNEASPSEPMTESEPKPTESSEFRKEED